A section of the Oryza sativa Japonica Group chromosome 1, ASM3414082v1 genome encodes:
- the LOC4327230 gene encoding uncharacterized protein yields MNAGFSPQILAQKLLKLNNSRQSIETLSHWCVFHYRHCRQVVETWESDFHSAPRERRVSLLYLANDIVQNSKKDSGRYVNEFWRVIPAALNDVFVNGDDFGRNVVQRLVDIWEERNIFGSHGQSLKEDYSRRFKEFKSKSRNSSGELLEKVISCYKHMLNAHVDDDTLMRKCQNALSFVDNLSNEYENNSILDCSNGSGFVEELQEQHNILRDSIEQFKTSELLRGNLISCLKEALHEQEFKMERARSQIKEVQSRYKKADDLCQKLGIHVERQEQPNHGPKNSGSEMHGSFGPDSANASSFEKGQSSAVMYSQENGGEHEIPNGVFSSRATKDNIEQKLEEHSTNKRQKLQNDVYVSRPQSPPPPLPSDAFEQPPPPPEHPPPPESTSPPPPPTSDPPPVPPPPPTTGSFMPIPSAPFAGLPVPAGPMTAVPYNSYPVFPPMNYPMVNIPPPFPSAPNTPPGFQGLAGPFYGPPYPAPPPPPPPPMNRK; encoded by the exons ATGAATGCAGGATTCAGCCCACAGATCTTGGCGCAGAAGCTTTTGAAGCTCAATAATTCACGACAAAGTATAGAGA CTTTGTCACATTGGTGTGTCTTTCATTATCGACACTGCCGACAAGTTGTTGAAACATGGGAATCTGATTTTCACTCAGCTCCTCGTGAGAGGAGGGTATCTTTGCTGTACCTTGCAAATGATATCGTGCAGAACAGCAAAAAGGACTCTGGTAGATATGTAAATGAGTTCTGGAGGGTTATCCCTGCTGCCTTAAACGATGTGTTTGTCAACGGCGATGATTTTGGAAGGAATGTCGTACAGAGACTG GTTGACATATGGGAAGAACGTAACATATTTGGATCCCATGGGCAAAGTCTCAAGGAAGACTATTCTAGAAGGTTCAAGGAGTTCAAATCCAAGTCG AGAAATTCTAGTGGGGAGCTGCTGGAAAAGGTTATCTCTTGCTACAAGCATATGTTGAATGCTCATGTAGACGACGATACTCTCATGCGGAAATGTCAAAATGCTCTTAGCTTTGTTGACAATCTCAGCAACGAATATGAGAACAACTCTATTTTAG ACTGTAGTAATGGATCTGGCTTTGTGGAGGAGCTGCAAGAACAACATAACATCCTGAGAGACTCCATTGAACAATTCAAAACATCAGAATTACTCAGAGGCAATCTTATTTCTTGCTTAAAGGAAGCACTCCATGAACAG GAGTTCAAAATGGAACGGGCCAGAAGCCAGATTAAG GAAGTTCAATCCCGATACAAGAAAGCTGATGACCTCTGCCAGAAGCTTGGAATACATGTAGAAAGGCAGGAACAACCGAACCATGGGCCTAAGAACTCAGGTTCTGAAATGCATGGTAGCTTTGGCCCAGATTCAGCTAATGCCAGTTCTTTTGAGAAGGGACAATCAAGTGCGGTGATGTATTCCCAGGAGAACGGCGGTGAGCATGAGATCCCCAATGGCGTTTTCTCTTCACGGGCCACCAAGGATAACATTGAGCAGAAACTAGAAGAGCACTCTACGAATAAGAGACAGAAACTACAGAATGATGTGTATGTTTCACGGCCTCAATCGCCACCTCCGCCACTGCCATCTGATGCATTTgaacagccgccgccaccacctgaGCATCCCCCGCCACCAGAGTCTACATCGCCCCCTCCACCGCCAACTTCTGATCCACCTCCAGTCCCCCCGCCACCACCGACAACAGGTTCATTCATGCCAATTCCTTCTGCTCCGTTTGCGGGACTGCCAGTACCTGCCGGCCCTATGACAGCAGTACCCTACAACTCTTACCCAGTATTTCCTCCTATGAACTATCCCATGGTCAACATCCCACCTCCCTTCCCTAGTGCTCCAAATACCCCCCCTGGTTTCCAAGGTTTGGCTGGTCCCTTCTATGGCCCTCCTTACcccgcaccaccaccgccaccgccaccaccgatGAACAGGAAATAG